One region of Danio rerio strain Tuebingen ecotype United States chromosome 5, GRCz12tu, whole genome shotgun sequence genomic DNA includes:
- the adora2b gene encoding adenosine receptor A2b isoform X1 — protein MDSLYIAIELVIAVLSIAGNVLVCWAVAINSTLKNATNYFLVSLAVADILVGCLAIPFAITISIGLWSDFYGCLFLACFVLVLTQSSIFSLLAVAIDRYLAVKIPLRYRELVTGKRAREIITILWILSFIIGLIPFVGWNRKDLACSRNKSGSLQTSNSSDDDAAETETGFLQSCYLECFFEKVVDMSYMVYFNFFGCVLPPLLIMLGIYAKIFTVARKQLRQIELKCSVSNGENQHHGLLQREIRAAKSLSIIVGLFALCWLPVHILNCLTLFYSELKKPSFIMNIAIILSHANSAVNPIIYAYRIREFRVTFRKILNRHILCQRDELYRSSNGSSSNRDQITMTIDPLL, from the exons ATGGATTCGCTCTACATCGCCATTGAGCTGGTGATCGCGGTGCTGTCCATCGCCGGTAATGTGCTGGTGTGCTGGGCAGTGGCCATCAACTCTACGCTCAAGAACGCCACCAATTACTTTCTGGTGTCGCTGGCCGTGGCTGACATTCTGGTCGGCTGCCTTGCCATCCCCTTTGCCATCACTATAAGCATCGGTCTGTGGTCAGACTTTTACGGATGCCTTTTCCTGGCCTGTTTCGTTCTGGTACTGACTCAAAGTTCAATATTTAGTCTTCTAGCGGTTGCCATAGACAGATATCTGGCGGTCAAAATCCCCCTGAG GTATAGGGAGCTGGTCACAGGTAAAAGGGCGAGAGAGATCATCACCATTTTATGGATTCTATCCTTCATCATTGGACTAATTCCCTTTGTGGGCTGGAACCGTAAAGATTTGGCCTGCTCCAGAAACAAGAGCGGCTCTCTACAGACTAGCAACAGCAGCGATGACGATGCTGCGGAGACGGAAACAGGCTTTTTGCAAAGCTGCTACCTTGAGTGTTTCTTCGAGAAAGTGGTGGACATGAGTTACATGGTCTACTTCAACTTCTTTGGTTGCGTTCTGCCGCCTCTCCTCATCATGCTGGGAATCTATGCCAAGATCTTCACAGTGGCTCGCAAACAGCTCCGTCAGATCGAGTTGAAGTGCAGCGTGAGCAATGGCGAGAATCAACATCACGGTCTGCTGCAGCGGGAGATCCGTGCCGCCAAATCGCTGTCCATCATCGTGGGTTTGTTCGCTCTCTGTTGGCTGCCCGTGCACATCTTAAACTGCCTCACGCTCTTTTATAGTGAGCTGAAAAAGCCCAGCTTCATCATGAACATTGCCATTATCCTGTCGCACGCCAACTCCGCCGTCAATCCCATCATCTATGCGTACCGCATTCGGGAGTTCAGAGTCACTTTTAGGAAGATTCTGAACAGGCATATTCTTTGCCAACGGGACGAGTTGTATCGCAGCTCCAATGGAAGCAGCAGTAACAGAGACCAGATCACAATGACTATTGACCCTCTGCTATAG